In Chrysiogenia bacterium, a single genomic region encodes these proteins:
- a CDS encoding sigma-54-dependent Fis family transcriptional regulator: MPLKKTILAIDDQRSELAQLEMLFGEDYRVVTAETGNDALRLFRDEAIDLVLLDIVLGDTDGISVLRVLRKVDAQVPIVMMSSITKINTVVECMKLGAIDYVSKPINPDELTHAVRRALNEGAKEKKITSLIEQLHAEQRYEDFIGNSPKMRAVFDQIERLKGNQTSVLITGESGTGKEVVAKTIHKYTQSEDAPYLAINCGAISSELFESELFGHEAGAFTGAIARKIGKVELAQDGTLFLDEIGTMPLSMQVKLLRVLEEREITRVGGNKHIPVSFRLVSATNSDLEKEIAAGTFREDLFYRINVIQIHLPPLRERAEDIPALASYFLAKHAPRNSPARQFSESAMKRLQSYEWKGNVRELQNVIERAVILSSGPVIQADEIPLGAVTTLGVPPGPPPVAPAAEAPSHPSLGEDFILHSYLESLEKQYIDEALASTGGHKEKAARLLGIHRNTLTRRLAHFNKQKK, encoded by the coding sequence GTGCCGCTGAAAAAGACCATCCTCGCCATCGATGACCAGCGCTCCGAGCTCGCCCAGCTCGAGATGCTCTTCGGCGAGGATTATCGCGTCGTCACGGCCGAGACCGGCAACGATGCCCTGCGGCTGTTCCGCGACGAGGCCATCGACCTGGTGCTGCTCGACATCGTGCTGGGCGATACCGACGGTATTTCCGTTCTGCGCGTGCTGCGAAAGGTCGACGCCCAGGTGCCCATCGTGATGATGAGCTCGATCACGAAGATCAACACCGTCGTTGAGTGCATGAAGCTCGGTGCCATCGATTACGTTTCGAAACCAATCAATCCCGACGAGCTCACCCACGCGGTCCGGCGCGCGCTCAACGAAGGTGCCAAAGAGAAGAAGATCACCTCGCTCATCGAGCAGCTCCACGCCGAGCAACGCTACGAGGACTTCATCGGCAATTCCCCCAAAATGCGCGCAGTCTTCGATCAGATCGAGCGCCTCAAGGGCAACCAGACCAGCGTGCTGATCACCGGCGAGAGCGGCACGGGTAAGGAAGTCGTCGCCAAGACGATCCACAAATACACGCAGAGCGAGGACGCCCCCTACCTGGCCATCAACTGCGGCGCCATTTCGAGCGAACTCTTCGAGAGCGAGCTCTTCGGCCATGAGGCGGGCGCCTTTACCGGCGCCATCGCCCGCAAGATCGGCAAGGTGGAGCTCGCCCAGGACGGGACGCTCTTCCTCGATGAGATCGGCACAATGCCGCTGTCGATGCAGGTCAAACTGCTGCGCGTCCTCGAAGAGCGCGAGATCACTCGCGTGGGCGGCAACAAGCACATCCCGGTTTCCTTCCGGCTCGTCTCGGCGACCAATTCCGACCTGGAGAAGGAGATCGCCGCCGGCACTTTTCGCGAGGATCTCTTCTACCGCATCAATGTCATCCAGATTCACCTGCCGCCCCTTCGCGAGCGCGCCGAGGACATCCCGGCACTGGCGAGCTATTTTCTCGCAAAGCATGCGCCAAGAAACAGCCCCGCGCGCCAGTTCTCGGAATCGGCCATGAAACGCCTGCAGTCCTACGAGTGGAAGGGCAATGTGCGAGAGCTGCAGAATGTGATCGAGCGTGCGGTGATTCTCTCTTCGGGCCCGGTCATTCAGGCAGATGAAATTCCGCTCGGGGCGGTGACAACCCTTGGCGTCCCTCCCGGCCCGCCGCCGGTCGCGCCGGCTGCAGAAGCGCCATCCCACCCCTCGCTGGGCGAGGACTTCATCCTGCACAGCTACCTGGAATCACTCGAAAAGCAGTACATCGATGAAGCGCTGGCCAGCACCGGCGGACACAAGGAAAAGGCCGCCAGG